The following are encoded in a window of Salinibacter ruber DSM 13855 genomic DNA:
- a CDS encoding phytoene/squalene synthase family protein, whose protein sequence is MPRPFYDDWSRRRRPAAQALWHWHSALKSPAVPKGEDVTAYFDEERARAESGRPLRGMPEETASAAYEACETHGLTLDWLGTQVEAARLFVGETRFEDADQLETFVRLWAVPHARLLAHLAGLTNSVQIGWVDELARGFFHLAHLLRLPADLARGRLFVPLDELRQYEVSAKQLRTGPATEGARRLLWKQSVRARDALQRGRSLADDLGLRKRYALLRYWHGALALLNELDRRDYDLWAAPIELSRLRRLEVYLLMLFGRR, encoded by the coding sequence TTGCCCCGCCCGTTTTACGACGACTGGTCCCGGCGCCGCCGCCCTGCGGCACAGGCGCTCTGGCACTGGCACTCGGCCCTCAAGAGCCCGGCGGTGCCGAAGGGCGAAGACGTGACGGCGTATTTCGACGAGGAGCGGGCACGGGCCGAGTCGGGCCGACCGCTCCGGGGGATGCCCGAAGAGACTGCGTCTGCCGCCTACGAGGCGTGCGAGACCCACGGCCTGACCCTGGACTGGCTCGGGACGCAGGTCGAAGCGGCACGGCTATTCGTGGGGGAAACCCGCTTCGAAGATGCCGATCAGTTGGAAACCTTCGTTCGGCTCTGGGCCGTGCCCCACGCCCGTCTCCTCGCACACCTGGCGGGCCTGACCAATTCCGTTCAGATCGGCTGGGTCGACGAGCTGGCTCGCGGCTTCTTCCACCTGGCGCACCTGCTCCGGCTGCCTGCCGATCTGGCGCGGGGCCGTCTCTTCGTGCCGCTGGACGAGCTTCGCCAGTACGAGGTTTCGGCGAAGCAGCTTCGAACGGGCCCGGCCACAGAAGGGGCCCGCCGCCTGCTCTGGAAGCAGAGCGTTCGGGCGCGCGACGCCCTGCAGCGAGGCCGATCGCTGGCCGACGACCTTGGACTCCGAAAGCGCTACGCCCTGCTTCGGTACTGGCACGGGGCCCTCGCCTTGCTAAACGAACTCGATCGGCGCGACTACGACCTCTGGGCGGCCCCCATCGAACTGTCGCGACTCCGCCGGCTGGAGGTGTACTTGCTCATGCTCTTCGGTCGCCGGTAG
- the purM gene encoding phosphoribosylformylglycinamidine cyclo-ligase, whose amino-acid sequence MTTYKEAGVDVEAGEETVDRIRSNVQETFTPGVLADIGAFGSFFEPDLEGMDEPVLVSSIDGVGTKLKVASRAERYDTVGQDLVNHCVTDVAVCGARPLYFLDYYGVGTLEPDTAEAVVEGFATACDDNDCALVGGEIAEMPDVYGEGDFDLVGTVVGLVDKGTIVTGDEVRPGDVLLGLPSTGIHTNGYTLARSVLFDAYTVDDCPSELGGASVGEALLRVHRSYLRPIRTLVEADLARGLAHITGGGLPNNLGRVVPEGCTAAVDYDAWDRPPIFSLIQERGDVPEEDMRQTFNLGIGMVAVVRAEEAARAVDQLEAVGESPIRMGRIEAAGASH is encoded by the coding sequence ATGACAACCTACAAGGAAGCCGGCGTTGACGTTGAAGCCGGGGAGGAAACGGTCGACCGCATCCGGTCGAACGTGCAGGAAACCTTTACGCCCGGCGTACTCGCCGACATCGGGGCCTTCGGGTCGTTCTTCGAGCCGGACCTGGAGGGCATGGACGAGCCGGTGCTCGTGTCGTCCATCGATGGGGTGGGCACCAAGTTGAAGGTGGCGTCCCGCGCCGAGCGCTACGACACGGTGGGGCAGGACCTGGTGAACCACTGCGTAACCGATGTGGCCGTGTGTGGGGCGCGGCCCCTGTACTTTCTCGACTATTACGGGGTGGGCACCCTTGAGCCCGACACGGCGGAGGCCGTCGTAGAGGGCTTCGCGACCGCCTGCGACGACAACGACTGTGCGCTGGTCGGGGGCGAGATTGCAGAAATGCCGGACGTGTACGGGGAGGGCGATTTCGACCTGGTGGGCACGGTCGTCGGGCTCGTGGACAAGGGCACGATCGTGACGGGAGACGAAGTCCGTCCCGGGGACGTGCTCCTCGGGCTGCCCTCGACTGGCATCCACACCAACGGCTACACCCTCGCCCGGAGCGTCCTTTTCGACGCGTACACTGTGGACGATTGCCCCTCCGAACTGGGGGGCGCATCGGTGGGGGAGGCGCTGCTTCGGGTTCACCGGTCGTACCTGCGCCCGATTCGAACGCTCGTAGAGGCCGATCTTGCCCGAGGGCTCGCCCACATCACCGGCGGGGGGCTTCCGAACAACCTCGGCCGGGTGGTGCCGGAGGGGTGTACGGCGGCGGTCGATTACGACGCTTGGGACCGCCCGCCGATCTTCTCGTTGATCCAGGAGCGGGGGGACGTGCCGGAAGAGGACATGCGGCAGACCTTTAACCTCGGCATCGGGATGGTGGCCGTGGTGCGGGCGGAGGAGGCCGCCCGGGCGGTCGACCAGCTGGAGGCTGTTGGCGAATCCCCGATCCGGATGGGGCGGATCGAGGCCGCAGGGGCGTCCCACTAG
- a CDS encoding enoyl-CoA hydratase/isomerase family protein — MSDLVQTSTEGSVCTLRLNRPDKRNALNADLVTALKGALDAAEDDDSLRAVVLTGTGSAFSAGADLSSLRAMREAGPTENQTDSRHLAELFRRIYQSSMPVIAKVNGHAIGGGCGLASVCDFAYVSGGAKLGFTEVRIGFVPAIVMVFLRRKLGETQTRDLLLRGRLVDASRAAEMGLVTRVVPEDDLDEAVDALARELARETSGSAVALTKQMLARVPGMGLDEALDYAVQMNAFARGTEDCQAGIDAFLNDEDPPWKQGARG; from the coding sequence ATGTCTGACCTCGTCCAGACCTCAACCGAGGGTTCGGTCTGCACTCTTCGCCTCAATCGCCCCGACAAGCGCAACGCTTTAAACGCCGACCTTGTGACGGCCCTGAAGGGGGCCCTCGATGCCGCGGAGGACGACGACTCTCTTCGCGCCGTTGTTCTCACAGGGACCGGCTCGGCCTTTTCGGCCGGGGCGGACCTATCCTCGCTTCGGGCCATGCGCGAGGCGGGGCCGACGGAGAACCAGACGGACTCTCGCCACCTGGCGGAGCTCTTCCGCCGGATTTACCAGTCGTCAATGCCCGTTATTGCAAAGGTAAACGGCCACGCAATTGGGGGCGGGTGCGGCCTCGCGTCCGTCTGTGACTTTGCGTACGTGTCGGGCGGCGCCAAGCTCGGATTCACGGAGGTGCGCATCGGGTTTGTGCCCGCCATCGTCATGGTGTTTCTGCGGCGCAAACTGGGGGAGACGCAGACCCGAGACCTACTGCTTCGGGGGCGTCTGGTGGATGCATCCCGGGCCGCGGAGATGGGGCTCGTGACCCGCGTCGTCCCCGAGGACGACCTCGACGAGGCGGTGGACGCCCTGGCCCGCGAACTGGCGCGCGAGACGAGCGGCTCGGCGGTGGCGCTTACGAAGCAGATGCTGGCGCGGGTGCCGGGAATGGGGCTCGACGAGGCACTCGACTACGCGGTGCAGATGAACGCCTTTGCTCGGGGTACGGAGGATTGTCAGGCGGGCATCGACGCCTTCCTCAACGACGAGGATCCGCCCTGGAAACAGGGCGCCCGCGGGTGA
- a CDS encoding DNA gyrase/topoisomerase IV subunit A — translation MPVTETIPLHETARERYLNYALSVITSRALPDIRDGLKPVQRRILFAMFDSLNLYPSKRHRKSATVVGETMGKYHPHGDKAIYDAMVRMAQSFSLRAPLVDGHGNFGSLDGDSAAAMRYTEAKLQPLAMEMLEGLRDETVDYRDNFDGSLEEPVVLPARVPNLLVNGASGIAVGMATNIPPHNLGEVVDAALHMIEEPEVDTSTLVRDHIQGPDFPTGGRILNTQDELAEIYETGSGTIEMRGAYRTKGKTRAIIESVPYGVDKSKIVEEIADHIAEENVPQLSNVRDESTDDVRIVLELKRGSDTEAAMAYLFKHTKLQKRFHVNLTCLVPTESTDVKAPKQVDLRTILRYFLDFRLDVVTRRLQNELAELEARIHILEGFETIFDALDEAIEIIRASKNKADAAQRLMHRFQLDEEQTDAILETQLYKLSQMEIEAIRDELGEKRARAEGIRRLLDDEDARWGIVKDELQDIRDEYTDERRSTLVGPGADMEYTEEDYIVDEDVHVIVTRDGWVKRQGTYSDLDAIRTRDGDEVGWALAGSTRATVGFFTNYGTCYTTRITEIPSTTGYGDPVQKLFSFDDGEHVVGVVSFDDRALPDPVPAEPSEQGELFDPDDPDAPDQPYVVAISKGGQATRFTLDGYLEPSISTGRKYMRLEDGDEVARVHLARGDENICLASHDGRALVFPVHQVSVYKGPAKGVRAIRLEDNDRVLDFALSTRARDGLTVETNNGREEIVRTTKFDATNRGAKGTLVIKRGYFAEVFPEPVEVPLHEAA, via the coding sequence ATGCCTGTTACCGAAACGATCCCGCTTCACGAGACCGCCCGCGAGCGGTACCTGAACTATGCCCTGTCCGTCATTACCAGCCGGGCCCTTCCGGACATCCGCGACGGCCTGAAGCCGGTGCAGCGTCGCATCCTCTTTGCGATGTTTGACAGCCTGAACCTGTACCCGTCCAAGCGGCACCGCAAGAGCGCGACGGTCGTGGGGGAGACGATGGGAAAGTACCACCCCCACGGCGACAAGGCCATCTACGACGCCATGGTGCGCATGGCGCAGTCGTTTTCGTTGCGGGCGCCGCTGGTCGACGGACACGGCAACTTCGGGTCGCTCGACGGTGACAGCGCGGCGGCGATGCGCTACACGGAGGCCAAGCTGCAGCCCCTGGCCATGGAGATGCTGGAGGGGCTCCGCGACGAGACGGTCGACTACCGCGACAACTTTGACGGCTCGCTGGAAGAGCCGGTCGTGCTCCCTGCCCGCGTCCCCAATCTCCTGGTGAACGGGGCGAGCGGCATTGCCGTCGGCATGGCGACAAACATCCCGCCGCACAATCTCGGCGAGGTGGTCGACGCGGCCCTCCACATGATTGAAGAGCCCGAGGTAGACACCTCGACCCTCGTCCGCGATCACATTCAGGGCCCGGACTTTCCGACCGGGGGGCGCATCCTAAACACGCAGGACGAACTTGCGGAGATCTACGAAACGGGCTCCGGGACGATCGAGATGCGCGGGGCGTACCGGACGAAGGGGAAGACCCGTGCCATCATCGAGTCGGTGCCCTACGGCGTGGACAAGAGCAAAATCGTCGAGGAGATTGCCGACCACATCGCCGAAGAGAACGTCCCGCAGCTGTCGAACGTGCGCGACGAGTCGACCGACGACGTGCGCATCGTGTTGGAGCTGAAGCGGGGCTCCGACACGGAGGCGGCGATGGCCTACCTGTTCAAGCACACGAAGCTCCAGAAACGATTCCACGTCAACCTCACCTGCCTCGTGCCGACCGAGAGCACGGACGTGAAGGCCCCGAAGCAGGTGGATCTCCGTACCATTCTCCGGTACTTCCTCGACTTCCGACTGGACGTCGTGACCCGGCGTCTGCAGAACGAGCTGGCGGAGCTGGAGGCGCGGATTCACATCTTAGAGGGCTTCGAGACGATCTTCGACGCCCTCGACGAGGCCATCGAGATCATCCGGGCCTCGAAGAACAAAGCCGACGCCGCCCAGCGGCTCATGCACCGCTTCCAGCTCGACGAAGAGCAGACCGACGCGATTCTGGAGACGCAGCTCTACAAGCTCTCGCAGATGGAGATTGAGGCGATCCGGGACGAACTCGGGGAGAAGCGGGCCCGGGCGGAGGGAATCCGTCGCCTGCTCGACGACGAGGACGCGCGCTGGGGCATTGTCAAGGACGAGCTTCAGGACATCCGCGACGAGTACACGGACGAGCGCCGCAGTACGCTCGTCGGGCCGGGGGCGGACATGGAGTACACCGAAGAGGATTACATCGTCGACGAGGACGTCCACGTCATTGTCACGCGGGACGGTTGGGTGAAGCGGCAGGGAACGTATTCGGACCTCGACGCCATCCGGACGCGCGACGGAGACGAGGTGGGGTGGGCCCTGGCCGGGTCGACCCGCGCCACCGTCGGCTTTTTTACGAACTACGGCACCTGCTACACCACCCGCATCACGGAAATCCCCAGCACGACCGGGTACGGCGATCCGGTGCAAAAGCTGTTCTCGTTCGACGACGGAGAGCACGTGGTCGGTGTCGTCAGCTTCGACGACCGCGCCCTTCCGGACCCGGTGCCGGCCGAGCCGAGTGAGCAGGGCGAGCTCTTCGACCCGGACGATCCCGACGCGCCGGACCAGCCGTACGTCGTCGCCATCAGCAAGGGCGGGCAGGCCACCCGCTTCACCCTGGACGGCTACCTGGAGCCCTCGATCAGCACGGGCCGTAAGTACATGCGACTGGAGGACGGGGACGAGGTGGCACGCGTCCACCTCGCCCGGGGCGACGAAAACATCTGCCTTGCCTCCCACGACGGGCGGGCGTTGGTCTTCCCCGTGCATCAGGTATCGGTGTATAAGGGGCCCGCCAAAGGCGTGCGCGCCATCCGGCTTGAGGACAACGACCGCGTGCTCGACTTTGCCCTAAGCACTCGGGCCCGCGACGGGCTCACGGTCGAGACGAACAACGGACGGGAAGAGATCGTGCGCACGACGAAGTTCGACGCGACGAACCGGGGGGCGAAGGGCACCCTCGTGATCAAGCGGGGCTACTTCGCGGAGGTCTTCCCGGAGCCTGTGGAAGTGCCCCTGCACGAAGCCGCGTAG
- a CDS encoding aconitate hydratase has protein sequence MGKNVAEKLIDSHLADGRFEDVEVGKEIDLEMDQTLTQDATGTMVMLEFEAMGIPRVQTELSAQYVDHNLIQSDFKNPDDHLFLRSACKKFGAWYSRPGNGVSHPVHQERFGEPGKTLIGSDSHSPAAGAIGMLAIGAGGLDVAMAMAGKPYTINMPEVWGVKLTGELPDWVSAKDVILTMLERHDVDGGVGQIIEYYGPGLDSLSCMDRHVIANMGTELGATSTVFPSDDEVRAFLRRQGREEVFEEIKADEDADYDEYEEINLSELEPKIAKPSSPGNVVPVREVEGQEIYQSYVGSSANPGFRDFASAAEIVDGRQVHDRVSFDVNPTSRQILENLMNSGHLQMLTRAGARIHQAGCNGCIGMGQAPATGQISVRTVPRNFPGRSGTKEDAVYLVSPETAAASALTGEITDPRDLADLYDMEYPNAETPDQISVNTDQLVEPLSAEEAKNVDLEKGPNVVSLPEFEPLQNSFDLPVLLKVGDDISTDEIMPAGSRILPYRSNIPKISEFVFEQVDESFFDRAMEHQDNGFAVVGGTNYGQGSSREHAAIAPRWLGTRVKIAKSYARIHRQNLANFGILPLLFKDDESYDSIDQGDTLQFRNLREQVQSGTDVELTNADKDETYVVEHDLSDRELKMVLEGSQISVVKKEFAGVEA, from the coding sequence ATGGGTAAAAACGTTGCAGAGAAACTCATTGACAGCCATCTCGCCGATGGACGCTTCGAGGACGTGGAGGTGGGGAAGGAGATCGACCTCGAAATGGACCAGACCCTCACCCAGGACGCCACCGGTACGATGGTGATGCTGGAGTTTGAGGCGATGGGCATTCCCCGCGTCCAGACTGAGCTCTCGGCGCAGTACGTTGATCACAACCTGATTCAGTCCGACTTCAAGAACCCGGACGACCACCTCTTTCTGCGCAGCGCCTGCAAGAAGTTTGGCGCGTGGTACAGCCGGCCGGGGAACGGCGTGAGCCACCCGGTGCATCAGGAGCGGTTCGGGGAGCCGGGCAAGACGCTGATTGGGTCCGACAGCCACTCGCCGGCTGCGGGCGCCATCGGCATGCTCGCCATCGGGGCCGGCGGTCTCGACGTCGCCATGGCGATGGCCGGCAAGCCGTACACGATTAATATGCCGGAGGTGTGGGGCGTCAAGCTCACCGGGGAGCTGCCCGACTGGGTGAGCGCGAAGGACGTCATCCTCACCATGCTGGAGCGCCACGACGTGGATGGGGGCGTGGGCCAGATCATTGAGTACTACGGCCCGGGCCTCGACAGCCTCAGCTGCATGGACCGCCACGTCATTGCCAACATGGGCACGGAGCTGGGCGCTACCAGCACCGTCTTCCCGAGCGACGACGAAGTGCGGGCGTTCCTCCGCCGTCAGGGCCGCGAAGAGGTCTTTGAGGAGATCAAGGCCGACGAGGACGCCGACTACGACGAGTACGAAGAGATCAACCTTTCGGAGCTGGAGCCGAAGATCGCGAAGCCCAGCAGCCCGGGCAACGTCGTGCCGGTGCGGGAGGTTGAGGGCCAGGAGATTTACCAGAGCTACGTCGGCTCCTCGGCCAACCCCGGCTTCCGCGACTTCGCCAGCGCCGCCGAGATTGTGGACGGCCGCCAGGTGCACGACCGCGTCTCGTTCGACGTGAACCCGACCTCGCGGCAGATCCTGGAGAACCTGATGAACTCCGGGCACCTCCAGATGCTCACCCGCGCCGGCGCTCGCATCCACCAGGCCGGCTGCAACGGCTGCATCGGCATGGGCCAGGCGCCCGCCACCGGCCAGATTTCGGTGCGCACGGTGCCCCGCAACTTCCCGGGCCGCTCCGGCACGAAGGAAGACGCGGTATACCTCGTTAGCCCCGAGACGGCCGCCGCCTCGGCACTCACCGGCGAGATCACCGACCCGCGCGACTTGGCGGACCTCTACGACATGGAGTACCCGAACGCGGAGACGCCGGATCAGATCAGCGTCAACACCGACCAACTCGTGGAGCCGCTCAGCGCAGAGGAGGCGAAGAACGTCGACCTTGAGAAGGGCCCGAACGTCGTCTCGCTCCCTGAGTTTGAGCCGCTCCAGAATTCGTTCGACCTGCCGGTCCTCCTGAAGGTGGGCGACGACATCTCCACCGACGAGATCATGCCGGCCGGCTCGCGCATTCTGCCCTACCGCTCCAACATCCCGAAGATCTCGGAGTTCGTCTTCGAGCAGGTCGACGAGAGCTTCTTCGACCGCGCCATGGAGCATCAGGACAACGGCTTCGCCGTCGTCGGCGGCACGAACTACGGGCAGGGATCGAGCCGGGAGCACGCCGCCATCGCGCCGCGGTGGCTCGGCACCCGCGTCAAGATCGCCAAGAGTTACGCCCGGATTCACCGGCAAAACCTGGCGAACTTCGGCATCCTGCCGCTCCTGTTCAAGGACGACGAGTCCTACGACAGCATCGACCAGGGCGACACCCTGCAGTTCCGCAACCTGCGCGAACAGGTGCAGTCCGGAACGGACGTGGAGCTCACGAACGCAGACAAGGACGAGACCTACGTCGTGGAGCACGACCTGTCGGACCGAGAGCTCAAGATGGTGCTCGAGGGCAGCCAGATTAGCGTGGTGAAGAAAGAGTTTGCCGGCGTGGAGGCGTAA
- a CDS encoding AlbA family DNA-binding domain-containing protein: protein MTRRELEQLVDLGEGISVEFKRRAPRPERIAKEAVALANTNGGRIVLGVNDDGTIMGVEHTSEQEFLLRQAVNAHSRPVVEYQTERIVVEPRCDVLVVTIPESSTKPHVVVPDEEARDDEGQTYVRVEASSVEASPETIQELRNQEDHAGVTFEFGETESLLMRYLDDYGRISVSQLAQLADIPPERASQTLLRLTEADLLHLHPDEDGDYFTLNY from the coding sequence ATGACGCGTCGAGAACTAGAACAGCTCGTCGACCTGGGGGAGGGAATCAGTGTGGAGTTCAAGCGCCGGGCGCCCCGGCCCGAGCGCATCGCGAAGGAGGCGGTTGCGCTGGCAAACACCAACGGCGGGCGCATCGTGCTCGGCGTCAACGACGACGGAACCATCATGGGGGTCGAGCACACGTCCGAACAAGAGTTTCTCCTTCGTCAGGCCGTAAACGCCCACTCCCGGCCCGTTGTGGAGTATCAAACGGAGCGCATTGTGGTGGAGCCCCGCTGCGACGTGCTCGTGGTAACGATCCCCGAGAGCAGCACCAAGCCCCACGTCGTCGTGCCCGACGAGGAGGCCCGCGACGACGAGGGCCAGACGTACGTTCGGGTCGAGGCCAGTAGCGTTGAGGCCAGCCCCGAGACCATCCAGGAGCTGCGCAACCAGGAGGACCATGCAGGTGTGACCTTCGAATTCGGGGAGACGGAGTCGTTGCTCATGCGCTACCTGGACGACTACGGTCGCATCTCCGTCTCACAGCTGGCTCAGCTGGCCGACATTCCGCCGGAGCGGGCGTCCCAGACGCTGTTGCGTCTTACGGAGGCCGACCTGCTGCACCTCCATCCCGATGAGGACGGCGATTACTTTACGTTAAACTACTGA
- a CDS encoding NAD(P)H-dependent glycerol-3-phosphate dehydrogenase, with protein sequence MSTSITLFGAGSWGTALAVHLAAAGRDVTLWARRDEAVERMRTTHRNPTYLSDIEIPPSVHVTSDLEAAAGASSLWAVAVPSQNLRSVATRIAPLTRPGTTVVSLAKGIENETLQTMSQVLADELGGMEAQQIGVLYGPSHAEEVAENQPTTLVAAAPTEPRAEWVQDAFMTERLRVYVNTDVVGVEIGGSAKNVLAIAAGIGDGVGYGDNAKAALVTRGLAEIRRLGIAMGAKPRTFAGLAGIGDLLVTCMSPHSRNRYLGEQIGNGMTLEEIESEMDMVAEGVRTTQSVQDLARHHDIEMPVTEAVHRVLFENRRPEDMVDELMTRSAKREHWLPQGLRNVS encoded by the coding sequence ATGTCGACATCGATTACGCTCTTCGGAGCCGGAAGCTGGGGAACGGCCCTTGCCGTCCACCTGGCCGCCGCGGGGCGCGACGTAACCCTCTGGGCCCGCCGCGACGAGGCGGTCGAGCGGATGCGGACAACGCACCGCAACCCCACGTACCTCTCGGACATCGAGATCCCGCCCTCCGTGCACGTGACATCGGACCTTGAGGCCGCTGCGGGGGCCTCGTCCCTCTGGGCCGTGGCGGTGCCCTCGCAGAACCTGCGTAGCGTGGCGACCCGCATCGCGCCGCTCACCCGCCCGGGGACGACCGTGGTGTCGCTGGCGAAAGGAATCGAAAACGAGACCCTGCAGACGATGTCGCAGGTGCTGGCCGATGAGCTGGGAGGGATGGAGGCGCAACAGATCGGGGTGCTTTACGGGCCCAGTCACGCGGAGGAGGTCGCCGAAAATCAGCCGACCACACTGGTCGCGGCCGCCCCCACCGAGCCGCGGGCCGAGTGGGTCCAAGACGCCTTCATGACCGAGCGGCTCCGTGTCTACGTGAACACCGATGTGGTCGGCGTGGAGATTGGGGGCTCCGCGAAGAATGTCCTCGCGATTGCGGCGGGAATTGGGGACGGCGTGGGGTACGGAGACAACGCCAAGGCGGCCCTCGTTACCCGTGGCCTTGCCGAGATTCGGCGCCTCGGGATCGCGATGGGCGCCAAGCCCCGAACGTTCGCCGGCCTCGCGGGCATCGGCGACCTGCTCGTGACCTGCATGAGTCCGCACAGCCGCAACCGATACCTGGGGGAGCAGATTGGGAACGGCATGACGCTCGAAGAGATCGAGTCGGAAATGGATATGGTTGCGGAGGGCGTTCGGACGACCCAGTCGGTTCAAGACCTAGCGCGCCACCATGACATCGAGATGCCCGTCACGGAGGCGGTGCACCGTGTCCTGTTCGAGAACCGGCGCCCCGAAGACATGGTTGACGAGCTTATGACGCGCTCGGCCAAGCGGGAGCACTGGCTGCCGCAGGGCCTCCGGAACGTTTCCTAA
- the plsY gene encoding glycerol-3-phosphate 1-O-acyltransferase PlsY, translating into MWSLTVILLISYFLGSIPGALWSSKALHGVDIRNHGSHNCGATNAFRVVGWQAGALATVVDFGKGFLAAGVVASVIRIDPIPSGLSLFGGDPFVVLGLLAGVGAVIGHMYPIFARFEGGKGVNTAAGMLFALTPLTMAITLAVFVAVLLSSRYVSLSSITAAVAFPTIVALRRFGFGADLDPSLLVFGGLLALSIVVAHRSNIQRLLNGTESQISSFEPAQGMLGRGEL; encoded by the coding sequence ATGTGGTCGCTGACCGTCATACTGCTCATCAGCTATTTCCTCGGGTCCATTCCCGGCGCGCTGTGGTCGAGCAAGGCCCTGCATGGGGTCGACATCCGCAATCACGGAAGTCACAACTGTGGGGCCACCAATGCCTTTCGGGTCGTGGGGTGGCAGGCGGGCGCGCTGGCGACGGTCGTTGATTTTGGGAAGGGCTTTCTCGCGGCGGGCGTCGTGGCGTCGGTGATTCGCATCGATCCCATTCCGTCCGGCCTCTCACTGTTTGGGGGGGACCCGTTCGTGGTCCTGGGGCTTCTTGCTGGAGTGGGGGCGGTGATCGGTCACATGTATCCGATTTTTGCGCGGTTTGAGGGAGGAAAGGGCGTAAACACCGCCGCCGGGATGCTCTTTGCACTCACGCCCCTCACCATGGCGATCACGCTCGCGGTTTTCGTGGCGGTGTTGCTGTCCTCCCGGTATGTGTCCCTGTCTTCCATTACCGCCGCCGTGGCGTTCCCCACCATCGTCGCCCTGCGCCGCTTCGGATTCGGGGCCGATCTCGACCCGAGCCTGCTCGTCTTCGGGGGGCTCCTCGCGCTGTCTATCGTGGTGGCGCACCGGTCTAACATTCAGCGCCTCCTAAACGGCACCGAAAGCCAGATTAGCTCCTTCGAGCCGGCCCAGGGCATGCTGGGGCGTGGCGAACTCTGA